A genomic region of Psychrobacter sp. M13 contains the following coding sequences:
- the sdhA gene encoding succinate dehydrogenase flavoprotein subunit, translating to MATRQDNTISNIKTLNYDAVIVGGGGSGMRASLHLAQAGMKVAVLTKVFPTRSHTVAAQGGIGASLGNMSNDNWHFHFYDTVKGSDWLGDQDAIEYMCREAPKVVYELEHMGMPFDRNEDGTIYQRPFGGHTSNYGEKAVQRACAAADRTGHALLHTLYQKNLEQGTEFFIEWIALDLIKDEAGNINGVIALEQETGTIAVFQSPITVLATGGAGRIFAASTNAYINTGDGIGMAVRAGIPLQDMEFWQFHPTGVHGAGVLLTEGCRGEGAILRNKDGEAFMERYAPTVKDLAPRDLVSRSMDQEIKEGRGCGPNADHIVMDMTHLGVETIMKRLPSVFEIGKNFANVDITKEPIPVIPTIHYMMGGIPTTIHGQVITPDLEAGTDEEGLYTKGTIVKGLYAIGECACVSVHGANRLGTNSLLDLLVFGRAAGKHIVDEFHHADHNYKPLDPRVLDYTVRRLDKLQQSTEGYNAQEVADEIRSTMQLHASVFRTQAMMDEGVEKILALGDKIDQIHLADKSQVFNTARIEAFEVANLYEVAKATMISAAMRHESRGAHSVADYDRPEDDDYAPNGRNDHDWMKHTLWYSEGNKIIYKPVRKVPLTVDYIEPKVRVY from the coding sequence ATGGCAACTAGACAAGATAATACCATTAGTAATATTAAGACTCTAAACTACGATGCGGTCATCGTTGGTGGTGGCGGCTCAGGTATGCGTGCTTCACTACATTTGGCTCAAGCAGGTATGAAGGTTGCAGTCCTTACCAAAGTATTCCCGACGCGTTCGCACACAGTTGCGGCTCAGGGTGGTATCGGTGCAAGCTTGGGCAACATGAGCAATGATAACTGGCACTTTCACTTTTATGACACTGTCAAAGGATCAGATTGGTTAGGCGATCAAGACGCTATCGAATATATGTGCCGTGAAGCGCCAAAAGTCGTCTATGAGCTTGAACACATGGGCATGCCATTTGACCGTAACGAAGATGGCACGATTTATCAGCGTCCGTTTGGTGGTCATACGTCTAACTATGGCGAAAAAGCCGTGCAACGTGCTTGTGCTGCTGCTGACCGTACAGGTCACGCACTACTACATACGCTATATCAAAAAAACCTAGAGCAAGGTACTGAGTTTTTCATCGAGTGGATTGCGCTTGATTTGATCAAAGATGAAGCGGGTAACATTAACGGCGTCATCGCACTTGAGCAAGAAACCGGTACTATTGCTGTATTCCAATCACCGATTACTGTCCTAGCGACAGGTGGTGCAGGCCGTATCTTTGCGGCTTCCACCAATGCTTATATCAATACTGGTGACGGTATTGGCATGGCGGTACGTGCAGGTATTCCATTACAAGATATGGAATTCTGGCAGTTCCACCCAACGGGCGTTCATGGTGCAGGCGTACTGTTGACCGAAGGTTGCCGTGGAGAGGGCGCTATCTTACGTAATAAAGATGGCGAAGCATTCATGGAGCGTTACGCGCCAACTGTAAAAGACTTGGCACCACGTGATCTCGTATCACGCTCTATGGATCAAGAGATCAAAGAAGGCCGTGGTTGTGGTCCTAATGCTGACCATATCGTTATGGATATGACGCATTTGGGTGTTGAAACCATCATGAAGCGCCTACCATCAGTATTCGAGATTGGTAAAAACTTTGCCAACGTAGATATCACTAAAGAGCCTATTCCAGTTATCCCAACCATTCACTATATGATGGGTGGTATTCCGACAACGATTCATGGTCAAGTAATCACGCCTGATCTAGAAGCGGGTACGGATGAAGAAGGTCTATACACGAAAGGTACTATTGTTAAAGGTCTTTATGCCATTGGCGAATGCGCTTGTGTCAGTGTCCATGGTGCCAACCGTCTAGGCACGAACTCACTACTTGATTTATTGGTATTTGGCCGTGCTGCTGGTAAGCATATCGTTGATGAATTCCATCACGCTGACCATAACTACAAGCCGCTTGATCCTCGTGTCCTTGATTATACTGTGCGCCGTTTAGACAAGTTGCAACAGTCTACTGAAGGGTACAATGCTCAAGAAGTGGCTGACGAGATTCGCAGCACCATGCAACTGCATGCCAGCGTATTCCGTACTCAAGCAATGATGGACGAAGGCGTTGAGAAAATTCTAGCGCTAGGCGACAAAATCGACCAAATTCATTTGGCTGATAAGTCACAAGTCTTTAACACTGCGCGTATTGAAGCTTTCGAAGTTGCCAACTTGTATGAAGTGGCCAAAGCGACGATGATATCAGCAGCGATGCGCCATGAAAGTCGCGGCGCTCATAGTGTTGCTGATTATGATCGTCCTGAAGATGACGATTATGCGCCAAACGGCCGTAACGACCATGACTGGATGAAGCATACCTTATGGTATTCTGAAGGTAATAAAATCATTTATAAGCCAGTTCGCAAAGTTCCATTGACGGTCGATTATATCGAGCCAAAAGTTCGCGTCTATTAA
- a CDS encoding succinate dehydrogenase iron-sulfur subunit: MSRGTRTIEVYRYDPDLDAAPRMQTYTIELLDSDRMLLDVLLRLKKEDETLTFRRSCREGICGSDGVNINGKNGLACLVNMNTLPEKVTVRPLPGLPVVRDLVVDMNQFYEQYEKVHPYLINDQPAPPTERLQSPEQREKLNGLYECILCACCSTSCPSFWWNPDKFLGPSALLHAYRFVADSRDGDTQARLARLDDPFSLFRCRGIMNCVSVCPKGLNPTKAIGHLRVMLIDQAG, encoded by the coding sequence ATGAGCCGAGGTACTCGCACCATCGAAGTCTATCGCTACGATCCTGATCTGGACGCAGCGCCACGCATGCAAACTTATACAATTGAGTTGTTAGACTCAGATCGTATGTTGCTTGACGTGTTATTACGCCTAAAAAAGGAAGATGAAACACTGACCTTCCGTCGCTCTTGTCGTGAAGGCATCTGTGGCTCTGATGGCGTAAACATCAATGGCAAAAATGGTTTAGCATGTTTAGTTAACATGAATACTTTGCCAGAAAAAGTAACGGTTCGTCCGTTGCCTGGCCTTCCAGTCGTTCGTGATTTGGTCGTTGATATGAACCAATTTTACGAGCAATATGAAAAAGTACATCCGTATTTAATTAATGACCAACCAGCACCGCCAACAGAGCGCTTACAGTCGCCTGAACAGCGTGAAAAACTTAATGGTTTGTATGAATGCATCCTATGTGCTTGCTGTTCAACCAGCTGCCCATCATTCTGGTGGAACCCTGATAAGTTCCTAGGTCCATCAGCATTGCTGCATGCTTATCGCTTTGTCGCTGATAGCCGTGATGGTGATACTCAAGCACGCTTGGCTCGTTTAGACGATCCATTTAGCTTGTTTCGCTGCCGCGGTATTATGAACTGTGTATCAGTCTGTCCCAAAGGTCTAAATCCAACCAAAGCGATTGGTCATTTACGTGTGATGTTGATTGATCAAGCTGGTTAA